Genomic DNA from Niallia circulans:
TTAGTATTCCTGGTTTTGGCACTTATCCTCTATCTTTATTTCTTAAAGCGAGAGCTGCGAAAACTGAAAGTTAGTGTTAAAGGGCTTTCTGCGCGGGCCAAGTTTGGCAGCAGATTATTTCTTGATTTTCGTGACAGAACATTGCTCAATTTAGTGGACGAGTTAAATCAGATGATTGCGGAGTTTGAGGGGAATAATCACCAAGCAAAACAAATGGAAGAGAATGTGAAGCTGACAATTGCTGGACTATCTCATGATTTGCGAACACCGCTCACCTCCATCCATGGCTATGTCCAACTTTTAAACACAACAGAGGATGAAGCAAAGCGGACCCATTACTTAACTATTATCGAACAATCTGTCAGAAACCTGATTGAAATGACCGATAACTTCTATGATTTAACCCGAGTTGAAACAAATCAGAAGGAAATAAACTTATCTTCGCTTTCCCTTGCTAACCTGGTGGAAGAAGTCTTCCTGTCCTTTTATGAGCAATTTGCGGAAAATAAAATTGACCTGCAATTTCCTGAACAAATAAAGGACAGTCAAATTATTGCAGATCGTTTACTGCTGATGCGAGTTATCCAAAATATCGTTCAGAATATCCTGCGCTATGCAAACAGCAATGCGATTATCAGCTATGAAGCTGACAGCAGCTATGTTATTTTTACTGTAAGAAATGATATTAAACCAGAAAGTAAAGTAGCGATAGAGAAGGTTTTTACCCTTTTTTATACAGAAGTCACCAGCAGAACGAACACAGAAACAAGCGGCTTAGGATTATATCTTTCCAAAAAGCTAATAGAGAAGATGAATGGGAAAATGCATGCAGAGCTTGAAGAAAATTGGTTTGTCCTAAAAATTTATCTCCCGAAAATACAATTGCAGTGATTTTGAGGTTTTCACTAAACAAAGAGGTAGAAAAATTGAATGAATTTCAACATGAAGTCAGAAGAACAGCCAAAATCCACAACATATATATAGTGCTATTTATCATTGCTGGTATTGTAAACAGCAGCCTGATATTAATAGAAGGGCAGATTGCACGTGGTTTATTTAGTCTGATATTCTTTTTGGTTCTTCTGCATTTCGGCAGAAGGAAGAAAATATGGGCGCTATTTATTATTAAATTTATGTGTGGTTGCATATCATACTGCTTTTTATTTTTGCGATTACTATTTTTATGTAGAATTTGAGCTAAGCTGCGTATTGCAGCTTTTTTTATTTGTGTTAAGTGAGTCGATATAAACATTCTGAAAAAATAATACCTTGCATTATAAGGTATTCTAATTTACTATTATTCACAGAGGTGAAAAAAATGGAAATTAATAAAGAGGTTCTTAAAGGCCATATAGATACATTAATCCTCTCACTCCTTAATAATCGAGATATGTATGGATATGAAATAGCAAAGATCGTACGAGAAACAAGTAAGGAACAATTTGAACTAAAGGAAGCGACTCTTTACCTTTCTTTAAAAAGATTAGCAAAGCAGGAATGGATCACTTCTTATTGGGGTGATGAGCAAGGGCCTGGGGGCAGACGGAAATATTATAAGATTACAACATTAGGCGAGGATGGCTATGCAGAAAAGCGGTTAGAGTGGCAGCTTGTTAAAACAATCATGGATTCATTTTTGAAAGGAGAATAAATATGAAACAAATTGAAGCTTTCGTTAATGAAGCCTATCACAGTGTTGGTGGGAATAAACAAGAGATAGCAGAATTAAAGGCAGAAATGAAAAATCACTTACTAGAGGCTGTTTATGAATTAAAAGAGGAAGGCAAAAGTGAAGAGGAAGCAATCGAGATTGCTATTACCCGGTTTGGCGGCGAAAAGGAAATGCGTTCGATTGTAAGACAGTTATTTCAGGCCCAAAAAACATTCGCAAAATGGGTGCTTTGGCTAGCCGTAATTGTCCTTTTTAGTAGTTTCGCTTTATTTGAAGCTAGTAAGCTTTATCAACAAAAAAACGATACCCAAAATACTAATGCAGCCACAAATATGTATACGATTTTACAAAAGGATAAAACCATCTCTGAAGCTACAAAACAGAAAATCGTTGCAATTGTTCAGAGCACAGACCATATTGCACAGGTGAAAATCTTTAATGTTCATGATTTAGAAGCGGAATATGGTTCCCCGTCCATATGGGCAAATGGAAAAAAAGCTGATCCGAATTATACAATAGAAAGACATGTTTGGGCTCCTCAATGGTTAATGAATGACGATTATATGTATGTGACATCTGATTGGTACATAAAAATGGAAACGATCCATATGGAGAGCTTTATGTATATAGCATTATTTGCTGGATTAGCAGTTTATATTGTTCTATTCACGATCTGGGCAACTGTTAATGCATATCATCATAGAAGACTACATATCGGTTGGGTAATAGCATTTGCTTTATTTAATGTTATCGGTTATCTAGCATACTTCATAACAGATAAAGCATTTCACAAAAAAACAACACAAAATGCTCTAACATAAAAAAGGAAGGAAGAACCTATGCGTCTTCCTTCCTTTTTTTATGTGGGGTTCTTCCTCATTAGCGCCATAACATTCATACAAATAAATACTGCTGCAATCAATACCCCTGCCATACTAAACGCTTGATGGTCGATGAGTTTGTACATAATTGCTGCTAAGAATAGTAGTAGGGAAATAACATTTAACCATTTTATATTCATTATTCGCTCCTCATTTATCGTAAAACACAAGGTTTACATTTTTATCCATAAATGTATATTAACATAAATGTGTATTTATGTATGTTAATATATGTAAAGTTTGCTTATAAATGGGGGGCCTCACCTCTTTCGATATCAAAATGCTGACGTTAAGGGAAAGGGGTTACTGGGGTAATAAGTTAATCGAAGAATTTTTTTGGAATGTGTTTTGAGTTGGACATTATATGGCTATAAACATATACAGACCAAAAAACTATTGGAGCAAAATAGGGAAGAAAGTCTGCATAAATCTTTTGTTTTCATAAGACCTACCGTGTAATGTATAAAAGCAGCCATTAGGGCTGCTCAAGTTGTTATTATACGCTTGTCTTTTGGTGCTTTAGCTTGTAAACGATGGATGCCATTATATTAGCAAGGAAAAACAACGCACTTCCTTGGATATTGCTGTGCAGCGCTTGTTCTCCTGCATTCATTTCGTCATACATATCTCCCTGTGTTTTGCCTTTTGCTTTGAATTGGGCTTCTTCTTGCTTCAATGCTACTAAAAAGCGGTATTGGAATGGAAGCATTACAATAGAAAGCATTATATACAGGCTGATCACTGTTATGAAAATGGTAGAATACATTCTATTCACCTTCCTTTGACAAAAATTATAAGTATTCTGTCATTTTATATTAATTATACCACTTATTGTCATTAATTTCCTCGTGTAAGCTGATTATTCATTTCACAATAGTTTGTTGTGCTAACATAAAAGTGACATACATGACAAAAACTATGCCAAATTTCATTTTTAAGGGAGAATGCCATGGATTTACTGATTACGATTATATTGCTGTTATTATCCTTACTGATATCAAATATCATTAGTCATTACATACCCTCCATACCAACGGCGCTGACGCAAATTGCTTTTGGAATGCTGTTAGCCTTTGTCTTTGAAGACATCTCCTTTGAGATTGATACAGAATGGTTCCTTCTATTGTTTGTAGCACCGCTTTTGTATAATGACGGTCGCTATTTTCCACGAGAGGAGCTATGGAAGATGAGGGCGCCTATATTCGGGAACGCAATCGTTCTTGTTATTTTGACGGCAATTGGCGGCGGTTATTTCATCAATTGGATGATTCCAGCTGTGCCGCTGGCTGCGGCTTTCGCGCTGGCAGCGATTCTGTCACCGACAGATCCTGTTGCTGTTAACGGGATTGCAAAACGCATTCATATTCCTGCAGGTGTGCTTCACCTTGTCAGAGGGGAATCGCTTATCAATGATGCTTCTGGTTTAGTTGCCTTTAACTATGCTGTTGCCGCAGTAGTGACAGGTTATTTCTCATTATCGGAGGCATCTCTTGATTTTGTGTACAAGTTCATATTGGGAGCATTGCTTGGTGCGGTGCTGGCATTACTGATAACGTGGGCGAGGTTTATTCTCCGCAAACAAGGTATCAATGATGTTACGTTCCACACCTTACTACATATTATTACTCCCTTCATTATTTTTATTGTGACAGAGGACTTGCTTCATGCTTCAGGGGTAATCGCTGTTGTTGTCGGCGGAATTGTTCATTCACTAGTTAGGGAAAGACGAGAATTTGCAAGTGCAGAAGAACAGGTGCTGACAGAAAATATTTGGTCACTAATTCTCTTTATCTTAAATGGGGTTGTGTTCTTACTGTTAGGCTTAAATATCCCATCTTCAATGAGAGATACAGTCTCAGATCCGAGCATCGGTAACTGGCTTGTGATTGGCTATGTGCTTGCGATTGGTGTGATAATACTTGGAATCCGCTTCGTGTGGTCATATGTGTTTGCTCATTTCGAATATCGGTATTTGCCTGGCGGAGCTAAACCAAATTTAAAAAATGCCTTGTTTGTGTCCTTAACAGGTGTGCGCGGTGCTGTGACAATGGCGGGGATATTGTCTATCCCTTACTTTTTAGACAGTGGCGATGCATTTCCGGCAAGATCGCTGCTCCTGTTCTTAGCAGCGGGTGTCATTTTATTCACCTTAATTGTGGCAACCGTATTTCTGCCGATGTTAAGCAAGGGAGAGGAAGCGGAGAATGCAGAGGGAGACAGGGATTTGGCGCCATTTAAGCAGCGGCTTCTTTATAAGGCTGTTGAACAAATCAAGGAACAAATCAAGGATGAAAATAAACCAGCTGCCTACGAGCTTATTGGCGAATATCGACGCAGAATTCACGATATAGGCAAAGAACAGAACGGTAAGATGAAAGCACTCGATGTGGAAATGGATGTGAGAACAGAAATCCGCATAAAAGCAGTAAAGGCTGAAAGGCGCTATATCCAAGGCTTAATGGATGAAAATAAAATAGACGAAAAACTGTTTCATACATTTGAGCAATCCCTTGAATACAGGGAAGAAGCTTTAGCGGGCAGCTTGCAGTCAGGAACGCTTTATCTTGTCGGCAAAATGTTCAGAAGGTGGAGAAAGCTGCGGAAGTTTTCCCGCAAGGAAAAGGAGCTGGTTATTGCCAAAATGGGAAAAGGCAAGGATGTGCAAATCCAGGCAATGAAGGCAGCTATCGAATTCCTCAAGAACTACGCTGTTGAAATGGAGGAGCTTCGTGATCAAATCCAAGCGGTCATCCTCGATTACAAGATGATAATCGAAAGGCTGAGTGCCTCTGCCGTTAAGTACGATGAGAAGCAAGAGGAGCAGAAAGAAGAGCTTCGTATAAAGGTGCTTGATGTGGAAAGAGCGGAAATTCAGAGTATGTACGAGAGCGGCGAAATTAACAGAGACGAGGTAAAAGAGCTCAGAAGATTTATTAATTACGTGGAAAGTGCGGCATTATATGAACATACAGAATAAATAAGTGATAAGAGCAGCAGTCCAGTTTTTATTGGCTGCTGTTTATTTTTTGTCAAAATAAGAAAGCGGTTTCTGATATAATAGAGGAAACGAAAACGAGGGGAGGATTGACATGCTGTCTGGACGACAAAAGGAGATTCTGCTGCTGCTGAGCAAGCATACAGACCCGTTGACTGCTGAATGGATGGCAAAAGAGCTGAGTGTGAGCGACAGGACGATTCGGAAGGAATTGAAAACCATCCAGGAAGACAGTGATAACTTTGGAATCAGTATCAGCCCAATGAAGGGAAAGGGATATCATCTGAAAGTGCTGGATGCTAACGTTTTTCAGCAGGAAATCGAACCAGTTCAGAAGGCTTCCCCTCAAGTCGGATATGATTTTTCTGAGCAAAAGGGAAGAGTCTACTTTTTATTGAAGCGCCTTTTATTACAGGAAGGGTATGTTAAGCTGGAGCAGTTTGAGGGAGAAATGTATGTTTCTAAATCAACGATTCAAAAGGACCTTCGCTTTGTCAGGGAAATGCTTGGGAAATATAAGCTGTCACTTGTCGTCAAGCCTCATTATGGTGTATATGTTGCAGGCAGTGAATATAGAAAGCGATTATGCTTTTCCAACTATCGGCTTTTGGAGGAGGAGCTCACTCCTCAAATGACGAGTTCATGGCAGTCAGACGAAAATTTTGCAGAACAAATTAAAAAAATTATTATCAGCAAAGTGAATGTCCACAATATCGAAATTTCTGATGTAGCCTTAGGGAATCTGACAAACCATATTGTCATTGCCTGCAGACGAATGGAAAAGGGGTTCGCAATGGAGGATCTTGAGCACCCGATTGGCGAGGAGCATCCTTTCGAAAAAAAGGTAGCAGGCGAAATAATCGCAGAGGTGGAGGCATTGGCAGGATTTTCGTTTCCGAGTGCAGAGCTGGATTATATTATCATCCATTTGATGGGGACAAAGCTTTTACATGAAAATGCGCTGACAGAATACAGGGAATTCGATGAGACGAGAGAAATAATTGTCTGTATGCTTGCAAGATTAAAGGCTGAGCTTGCTTGGGATTTTACGGGGGATAAGGAGTTCTCCCATGCCCTTGCCCTTCATATCAGGCCAGCACTTAACCGCTTGCGCTTTGAAATGAATATTCGCAACCCATTAGTGAACGAAATTAAGCTGAAATACCCAAGTGCCTTTGAAGGGGCGATTATTGCAAGCAAATGTCTGGAGGAGCGGCTGTCTATCAAGATTGAGGAGGATGAAATCGGCTATATTGCCCTTCATATCGGGGTTGCTTTAGAACGGATTAAGCGAAAGGCAAGAAGACGGAAACGGGTCATCCTTGTTTGCGCATCAGGAGTTGGCAGTGCCAAGCTATTATCCTACAGACTGCAGGAGCAATTTAACAGGGAGCTGGAAATCGTCGAATGCATTAATTACTACAGACTGGCAGACTATGATTTATCATCAATAGATTTAGTAATCAGCACAATTCCGATTGCGGAAAGGATAATCGCACCTGTTCAAGTTGTCAGCAATTTCCTTGAGGCAGAGGATATTAAGGGAATTAAGAAGCAGCTTATCTCAACAGACAAAGAAAATAAAGACAGCTATCTTGCCGAATCCCACGTGTTTATTCAAAAAAGGCTCGACACAAAAGAGGCTGTTATTGAGTTTTTGAGTAATCGACTATATGAACAGGGACTTGTCTCAAAGGATTATGCCAATTTAGTGCTTGAGCGAGAAGCGATTGCTGCGACGAGCTTCGGTAATCTCGTCGCAATTCCCCACCCGACTTCACCAGACACAGCAGAAACGTTTTGGACGGTTTGTACATTAGCCAAACCGATTAACTGGAATGAAAATCAAATGGTTCAAGTCGTCTGCTTATTGAATATCAGTAAGGACGCAAAGGGCGATTTAGAGGATATGTATGAGCAGCTCATCTCCATTATTGAGGATAAAAAGGTAATCCAGCAAGTAATGAAGGCGAAGTCAAAGCAGGAAGTAATCCGCTTGTTTCAATATGATAAAGTCCGGAGCTAATTGTTAACAGCAATTAGCTTTTTTTGTATTTCATGTAAAGATTTCCGCTCCTTAGCGGAAAATGCAGATATGATAAATTAAGCGCTTTCATTATACAATGGAAATGTAGCGAAATCCTAACAATTAGGAGGGACTTAAAGTGAAAACAGTCATGCTCGTTTGTGCAGCGGGAATGAGCACGAGCTTGCTTGTGACAAAAATGCGCAGAGCAGCCCTGGCAAAAGGCTTGGACATTAACATATTTGCAGTATCCGCAACAGAGATTGACGATGTTCTTGAGACAAGAAAGGTCGATTGTTTGCTGCTCGGCCCGCAAGTGAAGTTCAGAAGGGAAGAGATAGCAGAAAGACTTAAGGGGGAGAATATTCTTCTTGATGAAATCCATATCCAGCATTACGGAATGATGGATGGAGAAAAGGTGCTAGATCAAGCACTCAGTCTTGTAGGAAGCTGAAAGATCAATAAAGGAGAAACGAGGGGAGATCATGCAGAAATTTATTGAAAGCCTGGAAAGCAAGATGGGTCCAATAGCAATGAAGCTTGATGGCAACAGATATATAACAGCAATCAAGGACGGGTTTTTTGGTGTTATGTCCTTATTGATTATCGGTTCAATCTTTTTACTTCTTGGCAATATCCCGATTGGCGGCTATGCCGAGTTCATGAGTTCCTTATTAGGAAGTGACTGGGCAAGCTACTTCACCGTTCCTTATGATGTAACAATGAACGTGATGACAGTGTACGTTATCATTGCGATGGCACGCAGCCTGTCCCGCACATATAAGCTTGATGGCATTGCCTGTATCAGCATTGTTGTGGTTGCATTCCTTATTCTTACGCCAATGCTTGAGCTTAAAGATGGCGGATTAGGAATTCCGGTCACAAATCTTGGGGCAAGCGGTTTATTCCTAGGTATGATTGTAGCGATAGCCGCAGTGGAAATTGTCCGTTTTATTGATAAAAAGGGCTGGAAGATAAAAATGCCTGACTCTGTGCCGGAAAATGTGGCCAGATCCTTCTCTGCACTTATTCCAGCTTTGTTCGTTATCATCGTCTTTAATCTTGTTCGCATCCTCTTTACACTAACACCGTTTGGGACAGTTCAAGCTTTCATCTATCATTATCTTCAAGTCCCATTGCTATATTTAGGAGACACATTACCAGCAACATTAATCGTTACTGTATTTGAAGGCGTACTTTGGAGCTTCGGTATCCACGGCTCCAATGTTATCAGTGGTATTATGAAGCCAATCTGGCTGGCGTTGACAGCAGATAATGCAGCAGCATTCAGTGCAGGTGAAGCAATCCCGCATATCATCAACTTCCAATTTTACGCGAACTTCATGAAGGTCGGCGGCTTTGGAGGAACATTAGGACTTGCTATTATCCTGTTATTCTTTGCAAAGTCAAAGCAATATAAAACATTAGGCAAGCTTGCAATTGGCCCTGGAATCTTTGGCATAAATGAACCGCTTATTTTCGGGATTCCAATCGTGCTTAATCCAATCATGATGATTCCGTTTATTTTAAACCCGCTGATTTTGGCGACTGTTGCCTATTTTGCGATGTCATCAGGGCTTGTCCCGCTGACAAATGGAACGAATATTCCATGGACGACACCGCCAGTTATCGCCGGCTTTCTAGTCAGTGGCTGGAAAGGCGCTTTGTTGAACGTTGTCCAAATTGGAATTTCCATTCTCCTTTATTATCCGTTCTTCAAGTCTGTTGACAAAATCGCAGTGAAGAACGAAAAGGAGCAAGAGCAAGCAGAAATCTCCGATGGGGGAGTTATCTTTAATTCTTGATAAGGACGTGATATAGAAATGGCAGAGAATGCAATGGAGATGACAGGCTTTACAATCATCAGCAATGTTGGAATGGCAAAAAGCCTTGTCATGGAAGCACTCTATGCAGCGAAAAAGGGAGAATACGAGCTGGCAGAACAAAAACTGAAAGAATCGCAAGACTTTTTCCTTATCAGCCACAAGACACATAGCGCATTAATTCAAAGGGAAGCAAACGGTGAAAGCCTGCCGTTTTCCCTTCTCTTCATGCATGCAGAAGACCAGCTAATGAGTGCTGAGACAACCTATGAGCTCGTAAAGGAAATGATTACGATGTATAAGCGTATTGATGTAATGGAAAAAGGCAGTGTCAGCAGATGACATTGCCTTTTTTATGGTTAAAATGCTTTTATTAATGCAGCAAGTGCAATTAGCCCTTCTTCCAGCTCCTCATAGGAAGCATAAGAATAGGACAAGCGGATATGGCGGTGATAGTTTCCGTAAAGAGAGCCGGGATTGATAAGGATGCCCTGATGAAGTGCTCTTTTGAACAATAGCTGCAGCGGAATTTCTTTATTTAGTGTAAGCCAAACATAAAAACCGCCTGCAGGCTTCTCCCAAACAGCCAGATCAGCAAAATACTGGGCGAGCAGTTTCAAAACGAAATTTCGTCTATTTTGTAGTTCATGCCGCAGCTTTTCGATATGCACTTCGTACTGACCAGTTGTCAGCAGCTTGGCGACAGCAAACTGGGAGAGTGTACTTGAGCCGTAATCTGTCTGCATTTTTATATCTGCAAGCCTGTCAATGACAGGCTCTGGTGCTGCGATATAGCCGATGCGAAGGCCAGGCCCTAACACCTTGGACATGCTGCCGACATACAAGACATTGCCTTGTTTATCGAGCGCCTTAAGTGGAGGAGGAGGTGGTTCATCAAGCCATAAATCTCCATAAACATCGTCTTCCAGAATCGGAATTCTTTCCTTTGAACATGCCTCAAGCAGCTCCATCCGTTTTGCTTCTGAAAGCACAGAGCCTGTTGGATTATGAAAGGTTGGGATTGTATACAGCAATGCTGTGTTATGCTGCCGTTTCGCCCGGCTGATTGCCGAGTAGGAAAGCTCACCATTGTTTATAGGAATCGGAATCATTTGAATGCCGGCCGACTGAAAGACCATGATCGAATTTAAATAGGATGGTGATTCATTTAATATGGCAGAATTTTTATCGAGAAGGCCGATGGAAATCAGCTGTAAAGCTTGAATAGCGCCAGAAACAATCATAATCGAATTAGGAGATGCGGCAACTCCTTTTTCGCGCAAATATTGGCTGATTGCCTGTCTTAATTCAAAGCTTCCTCTTCCTTCTGGATAGCTTAAAGATAAATTGCTGATTTCCTGGAAGGCTTGCTGGATTATCTGTGTTGGCAGGAGGCTTGGGGACAGCTCCCCTGTACCGAGTCTAATGACGTTAGCGGAGAATTCAGCCTTGTTTATCTCCTGAATCATTTGGATATTCGGAAGATGTGTCCCTGATTGCACATAGGTTTTCCAATCAGCCGGCTTGTTTGCAGTAAGCGAATTCCATGTGCTTTTACCAACAACTGTTCCGCGCCCAATGGTGGATTCAATCCATCCATCTGCTTTAAGCTCCTCTAATGCATACACAACAGTACTTCGGTTAACAGCAAGTGTGTCTGCTAATTGGCGCTGGGAGGGAAGCTTGTAGCCGACAGGCCAAGTGCCTGAAATAATCTGTTCGCGAATATATTCATAAATTTGCTGATAAAGAGGTACCGCAATGTGCTTGCTTGGCTGCCAGTGATTTTCTGTAGTCATTTCCGTCTCCTTTTTTCTTTATTATATAAAATGGTTGGGTATATTACCATCCAATTGGTTGGAGACAAAGGTGGAGAGTTGCCGTAAACTGATGTTTATTAAACGATTAAAGGAGCAGAAATACGGATGATAGAAGCAGTAATTCATGGTTTTTTATTAGCACTTGGGCTTATTTTGCCTCTAGGTGTACAGAATATATTTATTTTTAATCAAGGTGCAGGGCATGCGAAGTTTCGCAGCAGCTTGCCTGCTGTTGTAACAGCAAGTATATGTGATACATTGCTGATACTCCTTGCAGTATTAGGAGTATCCTTGTTTTTATTTCATGTTGTGTGGCTGAAAACCCTGCTTCTGATTGCAGGTACTTGTTTTCTTGTATATATGGGCTATGTGACATGGAAAAGCAAGCCGAATCCAGAAGGCGGCGAAACGCTGACAGCAGGTAAACAAATCGGCTTTGCGATGTCCGTTTCCCTGCTGAATCCCCATGCCCTTATGGACACAGTTGGAGTAATCGGCACAAGCTCTCTGCTCTACAGCGGGACGGAAAAGCAACTTTTTGCGCTCGCTTGTATCGTAGTCTCGTGGCTTTGGTTTATTGGTCTTGCAATAACAGGGAGAATGCTCGGCAAAGTAGATAAAACAGGGAATCTGCTTGTACTGCTCAACAAAGCTTCAGCGCTTGTGATGTGGGTCATGGCAATAGTGATGGCAAAACAGCTGCTGTAGCAAAGCTTCATGTTTAAAAAGCCTCTATTAGTGATAACAATATTACTAATACATAAAGGAGGACAAATACATATGAAGTGGAAGCTGCTTAGTTTACCAATATTATCAGCTGCCTTAATAATGGGCGGCTGTGCGACAACTGACGATAAAGAGACAGAGGATTCATCTGCTGAAAGTCACACTCATACAGGAACAAGTGAAAT
This window encodes:
- a CDS encoding sensor histidine kinase; the encoded protein is MWEWVLVFLVLALILYLYFLKRELRKLKVSVKGLSARAKFGSRLFLDFRDRTLLNLVDELNQMIAEFEGNNHQAKQMEENVKLTIAGLSHDLRTPLTSIHGYVQLLNTTEDEAKRTHYLTIIEQSVRNLIEMTDNFYDLTRVETNQKEINLSSLSLANLVEEVFLSFYEQFAENKIDLQFPEQIKDSQIIADRLLLMRVIQNIVQNILRYANSNAIISYEADSSYVIFTVRNDIKPESKVAIEKVFTLFYTEVTSRTNTETSGLGLYLSKKLIEKMNGKMHAELEENWFVLKIYLPKIQLQ
- a CDS encoding PadR family transcriptional regulator, giving the protein MEINKEVLKGHIDTLILSLLNNRDMYGYEIAKIVRETSKEQFELKEATLYLSLKRLAKQEWITSYWGDEQGPGGRRKYYKITTLGEDGYAEKRLEWQLVKTIMDSFLKGE
- a CDS encoding permease prefix domain 1-containing protein yields the protein MKQIEAFVNEAYHSVGGNKQEIAELKAEMKNHLLEAVYELKEEGKSEEEAIEIAITRFGGEKEMRSIVRQLFQAQKTFAKWVLWLAVIVLFSSFALFEASKLYQQKNDTQNTNAATNMYTILQKDKTISEATKQKIVAIVQSTDHIAQVKIFNVHDLEAEYGSPSIWANGKKADPNYTIERHVWAPQWLMNDDYMYVTSDWYIKMETIHMESFMYIALFAGLAVYIVLFTIWATVNAYHHRRLHIGWVIAFALFNVIGYLAYFITDKAFHKKTTQNALT
- a CDS encoding DUF3949 domain-containing protein, producing MYSTIFITVISLYIMLSIVMLPFQYRFLVALKQEEAQFKAKGKTQGDMYDEMNAGEQALHSNIQGSALFFLANIMASIVYKLKHQKTSV
- a CDS encoding Na+/H+ antiporter translates to MDLLITIILLLLSLLISNIISHYIPSIPTALTQIAFGMLLAFVFEDISFEIDTEWFLLLFVAPLLYNDGRYFPREELWKMRAPIFGNAIVLVILTAIGGGYFINWMIPAVPLAAAFALAAILSPTDPVAVNGIAKRIHIPAGVLHLVRGESLINDASGLVAFNYAVAAVVTGYFSLSEASLDFVYKFILGALLGAVLALLITWARFILRKQGINDVTFHTLLHIITPFIIFIVTEDLLHASGVIAVVVGGIVHSLVRERREFASAEEQVLTENIWSLILFILNGVVFLLLGLNIPSSMRDTVSDPSIGNWLVIGYVLAIGVIILGIRFVWSYVFAHFEYRYLPGGAKPNLKNALFVSLTGVRGAVTMAGILSIPYFLDSGDAFPARSLLLFLAAGVILFTLIVATVFLPMLSKGEEAENAEGDRDLAPFKQRLLYKAVEQIKEQIKDENKPAAYELIGEYRRRIHDIGKEQNGKMKALDVEMDVRTEIRIKAVKAERRYIQGLMDENKIDEKLFHTFEQSLEYREEALAGSLQSGTLYLVGKMFRRWRKLRKFSRKEKELVIAKMGKGKDVQIQAMKAAIEFLKNYAVEMEELRDQIQAVILDYKMIIERLSASAVKYDEKQEEQKEELRIKVLDVERAEIQSMYESGEINRDEVKELRRFINYVESAALYEHTE
- a CDS encoding BglG family transcription antiterminator → MLSGRQKEILLLLSKHTDPLTAEWMAKELSVSDRTIRKELKTIQEDSDNFGISISPMKGKGYHLKVLDANVFQQEIEPVQKASPQVGYDFSEQKGRVYFLLKRLLLQEGYVKLEQFEGEMYVSKSTIQKDLRFVREMLGKYKLSLVVKPHYGVYVAGSEYRKRLCFSNYRLLEEELTPQMTSSWQSDENFAEQIKKIIISKVNVHNIEISDVALGNLTNHIVIACRRMEKGFAMEDLEHPIGEEHPFEKKVAGEIIAEVEALAGFSFPSAELDYIIIHLMGTKLLHENALTEYREFDETREIIVCMLARLKAELAWDFTGDKEFSHALALHIRPALNRLRFEMNIRNPLVNEIKLKYPSAFEGAIIASKCLEERLSIKIEEDEIGYIALHIGVALERIKRKARRRKRVILVCASGVGSAKLLSYRLQEQFNRELEIVECINYYRLADYDLSSIDLVISTIPIAERIIAPVQVVSNFLEAEDIKGIKKQLISTDKENKDSYLAESHVFIQKRLDTKEAVIEFLSNRLYEQGLVSKDYANLVLEREAIAATSFGNLVAIPHPTSPDTAETFWTVCTLAKPINWNENQMVQVVCLLNISKDAKGDLEDMYEQLISIIEDKKVIQQVMKAKSKQEVIRLFQYDKVRS
- a CDS encoding PTS sugar transporter subunit IIB, producing MKTVMLVCAAGMSTSLLVTKMRRAALAKGLDINIFAVSATEIDDVLETRKVDCLLLGPQVKFRREEIAERLKGENILLDEIHIQHYGMMDGEKVLDQALSLVGS
- a CDS encoding PTS sugar transporter subunit IIC, which produces MQKFIESLESKMGPIAMKLDGNRYITAIKDGFFGVMSLLIIGSIFLLLGNIPIGGYAEFMSSLLGSDWASYFTVPYDVTMNVMTVYVIIAMARSLSRTYKLDGIACISIVVVAFLILTPMLELKDGGLGIPVTNLGASGLFLGMIVAIAAVEIVRFIDKKGWKIKMPDSVPENVARSFSALIPALFVIIVFNLVRILFTLTPFGTVQAFIYHYLQVPLLYLGDTLPATLIVTVFEGVLWSFGIHGSNVISGIMKPIWLALTADNAAAFSAGEAIPHIINFQFYANFMKVGGFGGTLGLAIILLFFAKSKQYKTLGKLAIGPGIFGINEPLIFGIPIVLNPIMMIPFILNPLILATVAYFAMSSGLVPLTNGTNIPWTTPPVIAGFLVSGWKGALLNVVQIGISILLYYPFFKSVDKIAVKNEKEQEQAEISDGGVIFNS
- a CDS encoding PTS lactose/cellobiose transporter subunit IIA translates to MAENAMEMTGFTIISNVGMAKSLVMEALYAAKKGEYELAEQKLKESQDFFLISHKTHSALIQREANGESLPFSLLFMHAEDQLMSAETTYELVKEMITMYKRIDVMEKGSVSR
- a CDS encoding PLP-dependent aminotransferase family protein, whose amino-acid sequence is MTTENHWQPSKHIAVPLYQQIYEYIREQIISGTWPVGYKLPSQRQLADTLAVNRSTVVYALEELKADGWIESTIGRGTVVGKSTWNSLTANKPADWKTYVQSGTHLPNIQMIQEINKAEFSANVIRLGTGELSPSLLPTQIIQQAFQEISNLSLSYPEGRGSFELRQAISQYLREKGVAASPNSIMIVSGAIQALQLISIGLLDKNSAILNESPSYLNSIMVFQSAGIQMIPIPINNGELSYSAISRAKRQHNTALLYTIPTFHNPTGSVLSEAKRMELLEACSKERIPILEDDVYGDLWLDEPPPPPLKALDKQGNVLYVGSMSKVLGPGLRIGYIAAPEPVIDRLADIKMQTDYGSSTLSQFAVAKLLTTGQYEVHIEKLRHELQNRRNFVLKLLAQYFADLAVWEKPAGGFYVWLTLNKEIPLQLLFKRALHQGILINPGSLYGNYHRHIRLSYSYASYEELEEGLIALAALIKAF